CAATTGGTGCGGGCGCCCAAGCAGTTTGATGTGATGGTAACTGGCAATATGTTCGGCGATATCCTCTCCGATGCTGCCGCCATGCTTACCGGTTCCATTGGGATGTTGCCCTCCGCCTCCTTGAACGAAAGCGGTTTTGGTCTTTACGAGCCCTGCCATGGCTCCGCTCCGGATATTGCTGGCCAGGGTATCGCCAACCCGCTGGCGACTATTTTGTCTGCTGCCATGATGTTGCGCTATTCCCTCGATATGAATGAGGCGGCAGATGCGATTGAAGCAGCAGTGAGCAAGGTGTTGGAGCAGGGTTTGCGCACTGCCGATATTTATACCGACGGCTGCCAGAAAGTCTCTACCGCAGAGATGGGCGCTGCCGTTGTAGCCGCACTTTAAGTTTCGATTCCACAAGTTTCGAAACCGCAATTTTCGATTCCACTATCGCGCCGCTTTCCCGGCGGCGCACTTTGACCACCTCACATACAGGACACCGCAATGCAAAAAATAGGTTTTATCGGCTGGCGCGGCATGGTCGGCTCGGTATTACTGGAGCGCATGCGAGCAGAGGATGACTTTGCCCATATCGCCGACCCGGTTTTTTTCTCAACTTCCAACGCCGGAGGCACGGCGCCGGACATCGGCAGGCCCCTGCCGCCACTGGGCGATGCTTACGATATTGATGCACTGAGACAGCTGGATGCGATTGTCAGCTGTCAGGGTGGCGATTACACCAAGGAAGTTTTTACCCGCTTGCGAGAGGCCGGTTGGCAGGGTTACTGGATTGATGCGGCTTCCAGCCTGCGAATGCAGGACGATGCTGTGATCGTGCTGGACCCGGTTAATCGCGATGTGATTGATCGCGCGATTGATGCCGGACAGAAAAACTTTATCGGCGGCAACTGCACAGTGAGCCTGATGTTGATGGCTCTGGGTGGACTGTTTAAGGCGGGCATGGTCGAGTGGGTTACCGCCATGACTTACCAGGCGGCCAGCGGTGCCGGTGCGCGCAATATGCGCGAGTTGATTGCGCAGATGGGTGCGCTGCGCGATGGTGTGGCAACAGAGCTGGCCGACCCCGCCAGTGCCATTCTGGAGATTGATCGCAAAGTAGCAGCAGATATGCGTTCAGCAGAATTCCCCACCGCAGAATTTGGCGCGCCACTGGCAGGCAGTTTGTTGCCCTGGATCGATACCCAGTTGGAGAATGGCCAGAGCCGCGAAGAGTGGAAGGCGCAAGTTGAAGCAAACAAGATTTTACAGACCGAAACCCCGATTCCTGTGGACGGCACTTGTGTACGTATCGGTGCCATGCGCTGCCACAGCCAGGCTTTCACCATAAAATTGAAAAAAGATTTGCCACTTGCCGACATTGAACAATTGTTAAATGGTGCCAACGACTGGGT
This DNA window, taken from Microbulbifer sp. MKSA007, encodes the following:
- the asd gene encoding aspartate-semialdehyde dehydrogenase yields the protein MQKIGFIGWRGMVGSVLLERMRAEDDFAHIADPVFFSTSNAGGTAPDIGRPLPPLGDAYDIDALRQLDAIVSCQGGDYTKEVFTRLREAGWQGYWIDAASSLRMQDDAVIVLDPVNRDVIDRAIDAGQKNFIGGNCTVSLMLMALGGLFKAGMVEWVTAMTYQAASGAGARNMRELIAQMGALRDGVATELADPASAILEIDRKVAADMRSAEFPTAEFGAPLAGSLLPWIDTQLENGQSREEWKAQVEANKILQTETPIPVDGTCVRIGAMRCHSQAFTIKLKKDLPLADIEQLLNGANDWVNVVPNEREATVQNLTPTAVTGKLDIPVGRLRKLSVGPEYLNAFTVGDQLLWGAAEPLRRILLILLGKL